The following are encoded together in the Onychostoma macrolepis isolate SWU-2019 chromosome 03, ASM1243209v1, whole genome shotgun sequence genome:
- the LOC131536105 gene encoding zinc finger protein 239-like, producing the protein MRDPEPCRIKHTEDTEQQTELIEDNEVKEELSEVEEKNHVKSGEKPKLKDLKKIRAKKSFTCTQCGKSVSSKRSLKHHMRVHTGEKPFTCDQCGKSFRQSSHLKGHIYIHTREKLHTCDQCGKTFLWSSALRTHLTIHTKEKPHSCHLCGKSFSLLQSLKVHQKIHTGVREYMCFECEKTFTTASHLKLHERIHTGEKPYKCSHCDKRFSRSSHLKTHERIHTRVKPYMCSHCDKGFSQSGHLKIHERMHTGDKQYKCSHCDKRFVHAGHLKTHERIHSGEKPYHCTACGKHFNQSSNLYTHTQKYHSN; encoded by the exons atgagagatccagaaccctgcagaatcaaacacactgaagatactgaacaacaaacag agtTGATTGAAGACAATGAGGTGAAAGAGGAATTGAGTGAAGTTGAGGAGAAAAATCATGTCAAAAGTGGAGAAAAACCCAAACtgaaagatttaaagaaaataagagccaagaaatctttcacctgcactcagtgtggaaagagtgtCTCAAGCAAACGTAGTCTTAAGCATCAtatgagagttcatactggagagaaaccgttcacttgtgatcagtgcgggaagagtttcagacAATCATCACATCTTAAGGGTCACATTTAcatccacactagagagaaactgcacacatgtgatcaatgcgggaaaacatttttgtggtCTTCAGCCTTGAGGACACACCTGACAAttcatacaaaggagaagccacattcgtgtcatttgtgtggaaagagtttttcattaCTACAAAGTTTGAAAgtacatcagaaaatacatactggtgtgagagagtacatgtgctttgagtgtgaaaagactTTTACTACAGCGAGCCATTTAAAActgcatgagaggattcacactggagagaaaccttacaagtgttcacactgcgacaagagattcagtcggtcatcacatctgaaaacacatgagaggatccacactagAGTAAAACCTTatatgtgttcacactgtgacaagggATTCAGTCAGTCAGGACACCTGAAAATACATGAGAGGATGCACACTGGAGACAAACagtacaagtgttcacactgtgacaagagattcgtTCATGCAGGACATCTGAAGACACACGAGAGGATTCActctggagagaaaccgtatcactgcactgcatgtggGAAGCATTTCAACCAATCATCTAAtctatacacacatacacaaaaatatcacagtaattag